Proteins from one Longimicrobium terrae genomic window:
- a CDS encoding DUF5916 domain-containing protein, with amino-acid sequence MLAALLLIGATVLAPADTTRKTIAAHRLAPGESVAVDGRLNDAVWAAVPVAGDFVQQNPDWGQPASQRTEARIAYDDHAVYVAVRAWDTRPDSIASLLARRDASGVYTDWVQIIFDSYNDKRSGYRFGVNPRGVKKDVFHFNDGNEDLSWDAVWDAEVSVDAEGWSAEFRIPLSQLRFRASEMGQTWGLNILRDLARRQERSYWSPMSPDAPGYTSRFGTLTGLTGLRAPRRLEVLPYTVASVTRAPAAGHDGDPFFRGTDPFASVGADVKYGLSSDLTLTATINPDFGQVEADPSEVNLSAFESYFSDKRPFFVEGVDIFQFGVGLGDDNSEGLFYSRRIGRAPQRRMGTSEGRPYVDSPQQTTILGAAKLTGKVARDWNIGVLNAITGQERTRFFDAQTGDIRSIASEPLTSYGMARVRRDFHDGRSAVGAVLTATNRALDDDGLLFLPSSAYTGGLDFRSRFAGGDWEVAGWALGSLVKGDTLAIQRLQLAPQRYYQREDAGHLRYDATRESLNGRGAGLQVGRIGGSRYRGGVLGLYRSPGFEINELGYQRSADQVELAGYGRWFQNTPQGGFRSWNLGWNAYSGWTTGRERTGTGGNVNGNFQLSNLWSGYGGAEIGLGGLETRELRGGPALVDDGFWSTWFGLSSDTRRRVSFGLDGGYGGNAGSNGRNASFSPYVDVRPSSRMQLSLSPGVSWSRDGLQYVTVLGEGDDSEYLFARLDQTTVSITTRLSYTFTPDLSLQFYAQPFVSAGDYRDFMTVADPRASRFEDRYQPADEPFSPDFNFKQMRTNAVVRWEYRPGSTLFVVWSQGRENFGDNGDFRFGRDFNRLFGFDNDVPVPATNVLMLKLNYWLNL; translated from the coding sequence ATGCTCGCAGCACTCCTCCTGATCGGGGCCACCGTCCTGGCCCCGGCCGATACCACGCGCAAGACGATCGCCGCCCACCGCCTCGCCCCCGGCGAGTCGGTGGCGGTGGACGGCCGCCTGAACGACGCCGTGTGGGCGGCCGTTCCGGTGGCCGGCGACTTTGTGCAGCAGAACCCGGACTGGGGGCAGCCGGCCAGCCAGCGCACGGAAGCCCGCATCGCCTACGACGACCACGCGGTGTACGTGGCCGTGCGGGCGTGGGACACGCGGCCCGACAGCATCGCCAGCCTGCTGGCCCGGCGAGACGCCAGCGGCGTCTACACCGACTGGGTGCAGATCATCTTCGACAGCTACAACGACAAGCGCTCCGGCTACCGCTTCGGCGTCAATCCGCGCGGCGTGAAGAAGGACGTGTTCCACTTCAACGACGGCAACGAGGACCTGAGCTGGGACGCCGTGTGGGACGCGGAGGTGTCGGTGGATGCGGAGGGATGGAGCGCGGAGTTCCGCATCCCCCTGTCGCAGCTGCGGTTCCGCGCGTCGGAGATGGGGCAGACGTGGGGCCTCAACATTCTGCGCGACCTGGCGCGGCGGCAGGAGCGCTCGTACTGGTCGCCCATGTCGCCGGACGCGCCGGGGTACACCTCACGCTTCGGCACGCTCACGGGGCTCACCGGGCTGCGCGCGCCGCGGCGGCTGGAGGTGCTTCCCTACACGGTGGCCAGCGTGACGCGCGCCCCCGCCGCCGGGCATGACGGCGATCCCTTCTTCCGGGGGACGGACCCGTTCGCCAGCGTGGGCGCGGACGTCAAATACGGCTTGTCGTCGGACCTGACGCTGACGGCCACCATCAACCCGGACTTCGGGCAGGTGGAGGCGGACCCGTCGGAGGTGAACCTGAGCGCGTTTGAAAGCTACTTCAGCGACAAGCGCCCGTTCTTCGTGGAGGGCGTGGACATCTTTCAGTTCGGCGTGGGGCTGGGGGACGACAACAGCGAGGGGCTGTTCTACTCCCGCCGCATCGGGCGGGCGCCGCAGCGGCGGATGGGGACGTCGGAGGGGCGGCCGTACGTGGATTCGCCGCAGCAGACGACGATCCTGGGCGCCGCCAAGCTGACGGGAAAGGTGGCGCGCGACTGGAACATCGGCGTGCTGAACGCCATCACCGGGCAGGAGCGCACCCGCTTCTTCGATGCACAGACGGGGGACATCCGCTCCATCGCCAGCGAGCCGCTCACCAGCTACGGCATGGCCCGCGTGCGCCGCGACTTTCACGACGGCCGCAGCGCGGTGGGCGCGGTGCTCACCGCCACCAATCGCGCGCTGGACGACGACGGCCTCCTGTTTCTCCCCAGTTCCGCGTACACGGGCGGGCTGGACTTCCGCAGCCGGTTCGCGGGCGGGGACTGGGAAGTGGCCGGCTGGGCGCTGGGCAGCCTGGTGAAGGGCGACACGCTGGCCATCCAGCGGCTTCAGCTGGCCCCGCAGCGCTACTACCAGCGTGAGGACGCCGGACACCTGCGGTACGACGCCACGCGCGAGTCGCTCAACGGGCGGGGCGCGGGGCTGCAGGTGGGGCGCATTGGCGGATCGCGGTACCGGGGCGGTGTGCTGGGGCTGTACCGCTCGCCGGGGTTCGAGATCAACGAACTGGGCTACCAGCGCTCCGCGGACCAGGTGGAGCTGGCCGGCTACGGGCGCTGGTTCCAGAACACCCCGCAGGGTGGCTTCCGCTCGTGGAACCTGGGATGGAACGCGTACTCGGGGTGGACCACGGGGCGCGAGCGGACGGGCACCGGCGGCAACGTGAACGGCAACTTTCAGCTGTCGAATCTGTGGAGCGGCTACGGCGGCGCGGAGATCGGGCTGGGCGGGCTGGAGACGCGGGAACTGCGTGGCGGGCCGGCGCTGGTGGATGACGGGTTCTGGAGCACCTGGTTCGGCCTCAGCAGCGACACGCGGCGCCGCGTGTCGTTCGGGCTGGACGGCGGCTACGGCGGCAACGCGGGAAGCAACGGCCGCAACGCCAGCTTCAGCCCGTACGTGGACGTGCGCCCGTCCAGCCGCATGCAGCTTTCGCTGAGCCCCGGCGTTTCGTGGAGCCGCGACGGGCTGCAGTACGTGACGGTGCTGGGCGAGGGGGATGACAGCGAGTACCTGTTCGCGCGGCTGGACCAGACCACGGTGTCCATCACCACGCGGCTCAGCTACACCTTTACGCCGGACCTGTCGCTGCAGTTCTACGCGCAGCCCTTTGTGAGCGCGGGCGACTACCGCGACTTCATGACGGTGGCCGATCCGCGCGCGAGCCGCTTTGAGGACCGCTACCAGCCGGCGGACGAGCCGTTCAGCCCGGACTTCAACTTCAAGCAGATGCGCACCAACGCGGTGGTGCGGTGGGAGTACCGGCCGGGGAGCACGCTGTTCGTGGTGTGGAGCCAGGGGCGCGAGAACTTTGGTGACAACGGCGACTTCCGCTTTGGCCGCGACTTCAACCGGCTGTTCGGGTTCGACAACGACGTGCCCGTTCCCGCCACCAACGTGCTCATGCTGAAGCTGAACTACTGGCTGAATCTCTGA
- a CDS encoding energy transducer TonB gives MFNVLAGEKKRRVLSPATVMASVAAHILLVGGVMFASSGPEKEPQPQEQPVVDWTELDPAPPIPAPPAPPPPPMQTAVVDDAIPPKTGENVVLLPPPDVPDGVKPPNPNQAPIDPATLTGIGEDGDVIGPPMGEDVVVTGNNNPQPAALPVDMVMTPDLVEEQPSLDRGGLSRLLERNYPQRMRDAGMTGRVLLEVIVDEDGRVRPNSARVVETSHPQFGEAAVRASERFRFRPARIGGVAVPVRVTIPILWSVAD, from the coding sequence ATGTTCAACGTACTCGCCGGGGAAAAGAAGCGCCGGGTCCTGAGCCCCGCCACGGTAATGGCCTCCGTGGCCGCCCACATCCTGCTCGTCGGGGGCGTGATGTTCGCCTCCTCCGGCCCGGAGAAGGAGCCGCAACCTCAGGAACAGCCGGTCGTGGATTGGACCGAACTGGATCCCGCGCCTCCCATCCCCGCGCCCCCCGCGCCGCCGCCCCCGCCCATGCAGACGGCCGTGGTGGACGACGCCATCCCGCCCAAGACCGGCGAGAACGTGGTGCTGCTGCCGCCCCCCGACGTGCCCGACGGCGTAAAGCCCCCCAATCCGAACCAGGCGCCCATCGACCCAGCCACGCTGACGGGAATCGGCGAAGACGGCGACGTGATCGGGCCGCCGATGGGTGAGGACGTCGTAGTGACCGGCAACAACAATCCGCAGCCCGCCGCGCTGCCCGTCGACATGGTGATGACGCCCGATCTGGTGGAAGAACAGCCGTCGCTGGACCGCGGCGGTCTGAGCCGCCTGCTGGAGCGCAACTATCCCCAGCGGATGCGCGATGCGGGAATGACGGGGCGGGTGCTTCTGGAGGTGATCGTGGACGAGGACGGGCGCGTGCGGCCCAACTCGGCCCGCGTGGTGGAAACCTCGCATCCGCAGTTCGGCGAGGCGGCCGTCCGCGCCTCGGAGCGCTTCCGCTTTCGCCCGGCCCGGATCGGCGGCGTGGCGGTGCCGGTGCGCGTCACCATCCCCATCCTGTGGTCTGTCGCGGACTGA
- a CDS encoding pyridoxamine 5'-phosphate oxidase family protein, giving the protein MGDQGSGPHQSTPAPTDKKLDELYGLIEGIEVAMFTTRRADGHLVSRPMQVQGKQNGADLWFVTNGEDHKMDELEFDRHVNVSFYKDRTREWVSVSGTARVVTDRAKVRELYKPDWKAWFADEGGNKDGSPDDPRITLLGVDADTVVYMVSNTPRPVVLYEVVKGIITGTQPDVGETHVVSGSELHGR; this is encoded by the coding sequence ATGGGAGACCAGGGAAGCGGACCGCACCAGTCGACGCCCGCGCCGACGGACAAGAAGCTCGACGAACTGTACGGGCTGATCGAGGGGATTGAGGTGGCGATGTTCACCACGCGGCGCGCGGACGGCCACTTGGTGTCGCGGCCCATGCAGGTGCAGGGAAAGCAGAACGGCGCGGACCTGTGGTTCGTCACCAACGGCGAAGACCACAAGATGGACGAGCTGGAATTTGACCGGCACGTGAACGTGTCGTTCTACAAGGACCGCACGCGCGAGTGGGTGTCGGTGAGCGGCACCGCGCGCGTGGTGACGGACCGCGCCAAGGTGCGCGAGCTGTACAAGCCCGACTGGAAGGCGTGGTTCGCCGACGAGGGCGGCAACAAGGATGGCAGCCCGGACGATCCGCGCATCACGCTGCTGGGCGTGGACGCCGACACCGTGGTGTACATGGTGAGCAACACGCCGCGGCCGGTGGTGCTGTACGAGGTGGTCAAGGGAATCATCACCGGAACGCAGCCGGACGTGGGTGAAACGCACGTCGTGAGCGGCAGCGAGCTTCACGGCCGCTGA
- a CDS encoding TonB-dependent receptor family protein gives MISLRFAAAVLAAAFPSLALAQADTARVQPLDTVTVQALGSPIPALRAPFPVSVVRGAEIRQARAGLALSDALSAIPGVQVDNRFNYAVGERISIRGFGARAQFGVRGVRVLVDGIPATLPDGQTTLNHVDPAALERAEVIRGPASALYGNASGGVIRLTSIPAPDAPLATEHRVVGGSDGLLRLESSAGGRSGSATYRAWASRLRYDGYRRHADADNLLGGGSVGWTRGADELGATVNFVRYEARNPGSLSDSLLRVDRSQAFARNVEQRTGEEGRQAQLGLSWRRTMGAGALDVSAYGVGRSLDNPIPTNIIDLSRRVLGGRAAWTGGAGPLRWTAGAEGARQADERRTFGNQAGERGAAALDQRERVGFASAFAQGTAALGRLQLLGALRYDRFRFSVDDRLVAADNPNDSGGRTLSALSPALGVSVAVMRDVSLYANVATAFETPTTTELANRPSGAGGFNPELDAQRTTSLEVGGKARLAAWAWVEAAAYHARVRDALIPFEVEGAPGRVFYRNAGRARHRGVESSLILSPRPGWTARAAYTWTDARFGRYVVGDADRAGTRVPGIAPHRVEASLLASPARGPFAGIDARYVSATPVADADREGRLASPAYALLDARVGWEGAARGRVSPFIGVTNLLDREYNTSVVVNAFGGRYYEPGPGRALITGLRLSFRR, from the coding sequence ATGATTTCGCTCCGCTTCGCCGCGGCCGTGCTGGCCGCGGCGTTTCCGTCGCTGGCGCTGGCGCAGGCCGACACCGCGCGCGTGCAGCCGCTGGACACGGTGACCGTGCAGGCGCTGGGCTCGCCGATTCCCGCGCTGCGGGCGCCCTTTCCCGTCTCCGTGGTGCGCGGCGCGGAGATCCGGCAGGCACGCGCCGGGCTGGCGCTGAGCGACGCGCTTTCCGCCATCCCCGGCGTGCAGGTGGACAACCGCTTCAACTACGCCGTGGGCGAGCGCATCAGCATTCGCGGCTTCGGCGCGCGGGCGCAGTTCGGCGTGCGCGGCGTGCGCGTGCTGGTGGACGGAATTCCCGCCACGCTGCCGGACGGGCAGACGACGCTGAACCACGTGGACCCCGCCGCGCTGGAACGCGCGGAGGTCATCCGCGGGCCGGCCTCGGCGCTGTACGGAAACGCCTCCGGTGGCGTAATCCGGTTGACGAGCATCCCCGCGCCGGACGCGCCGCTGGCGACGGAGCACCGCGTGGTGGGCGGCAGCGACGGGCTGCTGCGGCTGGAAAGCAGCGCGGGCGGACGCTCCGGATCGGCCACGTACCGCGCGTGGGCGTCGCGGCTGCGCTACGACGGCTACCGCCGCCACGCGGACGCCGACAACCTGCTGGGCGGCGGCAGCGTGGGATGGACGCGCGGCGCGGACGAGCTAGGAGCGACGGTGAACTTCGTCCGCTACGAAGCGCGCAATCCCGGCTCGCTGTCCGATTCTCTCCTGCGGGTGGACCGCTCGCAGGCGTTCGCGCGCAACGTGGAGCAGCGGACGGGGGAGGAAGGACGGCAGGCGCAGCTGGGCCTGTCGTGGCGCAGAACGATGGGAGCGGGCGCGCTGGACGTGTCTGCCTACGGCGTGGGCCGCTCGCTGGACAATCCCATCCCCACCAACATCATCGACCTGAGCCGCCGGGTGCTGGGCGGACGCGCGGCGTGGACGGGCGGCGCGGGGCCGCTGCGGTGGACGGCGGGGGCGGAGGGGGCGCGGCAGGCGGACGAACGACGTACTTTCGGCAACCAGGCCGGCGAGCGCGGCGCGGCGGCGCTGGACCAGCGCGAGCGGGTGGGCTTCGCGAGCGCGTTCGCGCAGGGCACGGCGGCGCTGGGACGGCTGCAGCTGCTGGGCGCGCTGCGGTACGACCGCTTCCGCTTTTCGGTGGATGACCGGCTGGTCGCCGCGGACAATCCGAACGACTCCGGCGGGCGCACGCTCTCCGCGCTCAGCCCGGCCCTGGGCGTGTCCGTGGCGGTGATGCGGGACGTGTCGCTGTACGCCAACGTGGCGACCGCGTTCGAAACGCCGACCACGACGGAGCTGGCCAACCGGCCCAGCGGCGCCGGGGGGTTCAACCCGGAGCTGGACGCGCAGCGCACGACCTCGTTGGAGGTGGGCGGCAAGGCGCGGCTGGCGGCGTGGGCGTGGGTGGAGGCCGCCGCCTACCATGCGCGGGTGCGGGACGCGCTGATCCCGTTCGAGGTGGAGGGCGCGCCGGGCCGCGTGTTCTACCGCAACGCCGGGCGGGCGCGGCACCGCGGCGTGGAAAGCAGCCTGATCCTGTCGCCGCGGCCGGGGTGGACCGCGCGGGCGGCCTACACCTGGACGGACGCGCGCTTCGGCCGCTACGTGGTGGGCGACGCGGACCGCGCCGGAACCCGCGTGCCCGGAATCGCGCCGCACCGGGTGGAGGCGTCGCTGCTGGCCTCCCCGGCGCGCGGGCCGTTCGCGGGGATCGACGCGCGCTACGTTTCCGCCACGCCAGTGGCCGACGCGGACCGCGAGGGGCGTCTGGCGTCGCCCGCCTACGCGCTGCTGGACGCGCGGGTGGGATGGGAGGGCGCGGCACGCGGCCGCGTGTCGCCGTTCATCGGCGTGACCAACCTGCTGGACCGCGAATACAACACGTCGGTGGTGGTGAACGCGTTCGGCGGGCGTTATTACGAGCCCGGCCCCGGCCGCGCGCTCATCACCGGCCTGCGCCTGTCGTTCCGCCGCTGA
- the pckA gene encoding phosphoenolpyruvate carboxykinase (ATP) — translation MATTLTPEATVPAQARESRYGLENHGIRNPGTVFWNLNPVELVEHAVRRGEGRLADGGPFNAVTSPHTGRSPNDRFVVREPGSEENIWWGKVNQPISPEHYDALRADVMEHLGGQDLFVRDMIAGADPRYALNVRVITPNAWHNLFAFNMFRRPEESALADMVPGFTILHAPEYEADPARHGTRTSTFILINFGKKEVLIGGTRYAGEIKKSVFGVMNYVLPLQGVLSMHCSANVGPEGDSALFFGLSGTGKTTLSADPERGLIGDDEHGWSDEGIFNFEGGCYAKAVKLSPEGEPEIYATTRMFGTVLENCVLDDERRVDFDDISITENTRISYPLPYIDNFVPDARAGHPKTIVFLTADAYGVLPPISRLTPEQAMFYFLSGYTAKVAGTERGVKEPQPTFSACFGQVFLPLHPGVYADLLGKRIEEHGSSVWLVNTGWTGGPYGTGSRMKLSYTRAMVRAALAGELDGGAMATAPFFNLSIPTEIAGVPSEVLNPRDTWADKDAYDAKAKELANAFCSNFEQFADRVPEAVKNAGPTGA, via the coding sequence ATGGCCACGACCTTGACCCCCGAGGCGACGGTGCCCGCCCAGGCGCGCGAAAGCCGGTACGGGTTGGAGAACCACGGGATCCGGAACCCCGGAACCGTTTTCTGGAATCTGAATCCCGTCGAGCTGGTGGAGCACGCGGTCCGGCGCGGCGAAGGCAGGCTGGCGGACGGCGGACCCTTCAACGCCGTGACCTCGCCGCACACCGGCCGCTCGCCCAACGACCGCTTCGTGGTGCGTGAGCCGGGGAGCGAAGAGAACATCTGGTGGGGCAAGGTGAACCAGCCCATTTCGCCCGAGCACTACGACGCGCTGCGCGCCGACGTGATGGAGCACCTGGGCGGGCAGGACCTGTTCGTGCGCGACATGATCGCCGGCGCCGACCCGCGCTATGCGCTCAACGTTCGGGTGATTACGCCCAACGCGTGGCACAACCTGTTCGCGTTCAACATGTTCCGCCGCCCTGAAGAGAGCGCGCTGGCGGACATGGTGCCGGGCTTCACCATCCTGCACGCCCCCGAGTACGAGGCCGATCCGGCCCGCCACGGCACCCGCACCAGCACCTTCATCCTCATCAACTTCGGGAAGAAGGAAGTGCTCATCGGCGGCACCCGCTACGCCGGCGAGATCAAGAAGTCGGTGTTCGGGGTGATGAACTACGTGCTTCCGCTGCAGGGCGTGCTCAGCATGCACTGCTCGGCCAACGTGGGCCCCGAGGGCGATTCGGCGCTGTTCTTCGGTCTGTCGGGCACGGGCAAGACCACGCTCTCCGCCGATCCGGAGCGCGGCCTCATCGGCGACGACGAGCACGGCTGGAGCGACGAGGGGATCTTCAACTTCGAGGGCGGCTGCTACGCCAAGGCCGTGAAGCTGAGCCCCGAGGGCGAGCCGGAGATCTACGCCACCACGCGCATGTTCGGTACGGTGCTGGAAAACTGCGTGCTGGACGACGAGCGCCGAGTGGACTTCGACGACATCAGCATCACCGAAAACACGCGCATCTCGTACCCGCTGCCGTACATCGACAACTTCGTCCCCGACGCGCGCGCCGGGCACCCGAAGACGATCGTGTTCCTGACGGCGGATGCGTACGGCGTGCTGCCTCCCATCAGCCGGCTGACGCCGGAGCAGGCGATGTTCTACTTCCTCTCGGGGTACACGGCCAAGGTGGCCGGCACCGAGCGGGGGGTGAAGGAGCCGCAGCCCACGTTCTCGGCCTGCTTTGGCCAGGTGTTCCTGCCGCTGCACCCGGGTGTGTACGCGGACCTGCTGGGCAAGCGCATCGAGGAGCACGGCAGCAGCGTGTGGCTGGTGAACACGGGGTGGACCGGCGGCCCGTACGGCACCGGCAGCCGCATGAAGCTGAGCTACACGCGCGCCATGGTGCGCGCGGCGCTGGCGGGCGAGCTGGATGGCGGGGCGATGGCCACGGCGCCGTTCTTCAACCTGTCGATCCCCACGGAGATCGCGGGCGTGCCCAGCGAGGTGCTGAACCCGCGCGACACCTGGGCCGACAAGGACGCGTACGACGCCAAGGCCAAGGAACTGGCGAATGCGTTCTGCAGCAACTTCGAGCAGTTTGCCGACCGCGTGCCTGAGGCCGTGAAGAACGCCGGCCCCACGGGCGCCTGA
- a CDS encoding DUF4097 family beta strand repeat-containing protein, producing MNSHIRLLTAAGAAVLLGWAAPAQAQRQVNARQSTSGTGTTEISTNGGSLRVIGWNRNEIQVTGTLAREGDRLQLDGGDVTVVGSRGRAGPATLEVRVPAGRSVQVQAGGGAVTVTGVEGNVEADNQNGPVSINGSPRNVEVSTTNGPVTINCTTRDVSVHSMNGPITVAGSASGHIEADALNGGVTISAASPRMEVNTLNGPVRITSANGQVEVNTVSAPITVAGRRITGSMQTVSGPVVVEGPLSGDLSVDSHSGSVELRLPGGTDADLTVTTWNGRFTSAFGEGRRDGGERRLRIGSGGTDITITTFSGPVRLIRR from the coding sequence ATGAACTCGCACATTCGGCTTCTGACGGCCGCGGGGGCGGCCGTGCTCCTGGGCTGGGCCGCCCCGGCGCAGGCGCAGCGGCAGGTGAACGCCCGCCAGTCCACCAGCGGCACGGGAACGACGGAAATCAGCACCAACGGCGGCTCGCTGCGCGTCATCGGGTGGAACCGCAACGAGATCCAGGTGACGGGCACGCTGGCCCGCGAAGGCGACCGCCTGCAGCTGGACGGCGGCGACGTGACCGTGGTGGGAAGCCGCGGGCGCGCGGGGCCGGCCACCCTGGAGGTGCGCGTCCCCGCCGGGCGGTCGGTGCAGGTGCAGGCCGGCGGCGGCGCGGTCACCGTCACGGGGGTGGAGGGGAACGTGGAGGCCGACAACCAGAACGGCCCCGTTTCCATCAACGGCAGCCCGCGCAACGTGGAGGTCAGCACCACCAACGGGCCGGTCACCATCAACTGCACCACCCGCGACGTGAGCGTGCACTCCATGAACGGCCCCATCACCGTTGCCGGAAGCGCCAGCGGGCACATCGAGGCCGACGCGCTCAACGGGGGCGTCACCATCAGCGCCGCCTCGCCGCGCATGGAGGTGAACACGCTCAACGGCCCGGTGCGCATCACCAGCGCCAACGGCCAGGTGGAGGTCAACACCGTCAGCGCGCCTATCACCGTGGCGGGCCGGCGCATCACCGGGAGCATGCAGACGGTGTCCGGCCCGGTGGTCGTGGAGGGGCCGCTGTCGGGCGACCTGAGCGTGGATTCGCACAGCGGCAGCGTGGAGCTGCGCCTCCCGGGCGGCACCGACGCGGACCTCACCGTCACCACGTGGAACGGCCGCTTCACCTCCGCCTTTGGCGAAGGCCGGCGCGACGGCGGAGAGCGCCGGCTGCGCATCGGGTCGGGCGGCACCGACATCACCATCACCACCTTCAGCGGACCGGTGCGGCTCATCCGCCGCTAG
- a CDS encoding uracil-DNA glycosylase — protein sequence MDTNLPESWRRHLAAELDAPWFRQLSEFVDAERAAGPVYPPAGEEFTALRLTPYDKVRVLILGQDPYHGPGQAHGLAFSVRPGVRPPPSLANIFKELKSEIGCTPPGHGSLEHWAKQGVLLLNAVLTVRDGEPNSHKGRGWERFTDAVIRAVAAKTDPVVFVLWGGYAAKKEALIGPPHFIHKSAHPSPLSASRGFFGSTPFTIINRELERTGNAPIDWCLPRL from the coding sequence ATGGACACCAATCTTCCCGAATCATGGCGCCGGCACCTCGCCGCTGAACTCGATGCGCCCTGGTTCCGGCAGCTGAGCGAGTTCGTGGATGCGGAGCGCGCGGCCGGCCCCGTGTATCCGCCCGCGGGCGAGGAGTTCACCGCCCTGCGCCTGACGCCGTACGACAAGGTCAGGGTGCTGATCCTGGGGCAGGACCCGTATCACGGACCGGGGCAGGCGCACGGGCTGGCGTTCTCGGTGCGCCCCGGCGTTCGTCCGCCGCCATCGCTGGCCAACATCTTCAAGGAATTGAAGTCGGAGATAGGATGCACGCCGCCGGGCCACGGCTCGCTGGAGCACTGGGCAAAGCAGGGCGTGCTGCTGCTGAACGCCGTGCTCACCGTGCGCGACGGCGAGCCCAACTCGCACAAGGGCAGGGGGTGGGAGCGCTTCACGGACGCGGTGATCCGCGCCGTGGCGGCAAAGACGGATCCGGTGGTGTTCGTGCTGTGGGGCGGGTACGCGGCCAAGAAGGAGGCGCTGATCGGGCCGCCGCACTTCATCCACAAGAGCGCGCATCCATCTCCGCTTTCCGCCAGCCGCGGGTTTTTCGGGAGCACCCCGTTCACCATCATCAACCGGGAACTGGAGCGGACGGGGAACGCGCCCATCGACTGGTGCCTGCCCAGGCTCTGA
- a CDS encoding EamA family transporter, producing MSATTTHRLQLLGAALLFSTGGAAIKSTTLSSWQVAGFRSIIAALAILLVVPAARRGWTWHVLPVGAAYATTLILFVTANKLTTSANAIFLQATAPLYMLALGPLLLREKVRGRDLLFMLPVAVGVTLFFVGAEAPAATAPNPARGNVMAMLSGFTWALTLVGLRWMGNRQGGDGSAIPTVVAGNAIAFLACLPMALPVAHATTGDWVAVGYLGVFQIGAAYLLLTAGIRHVPALEASVLLLLEPALNPVWSWLTQGERPGAWAIGGGALILGATLLRTWWDARTRPGEQPAAV from the coding sequence GTGTCCGCTACCACCACGCACCGCCTGCAGCTGCTGGGCGCCGCGCTTCTGTTTTCCACCGGCGGCGCGGCCATCAAGTCCACCACGCTTTCCTCGTGGCAGGTGGCCGGCTTTCGCTCCATCATCGCCGCCCTCGCCATCCTGCTGGTGGTGCCCGCGGCGCGGCGCGGTTGGACGTGGCACGTGCTTCCGGTGGGCGCGGCGTACGCCACCACGCTCATTCTGTTCGTCACCGCCAACAAGCTCACGACGTCGGCCAACGCCATCTTTCTGCAGGCCACCGCGCCGCTGTACATGCTGGCGCTGGGGCCGCTGCTGCTGCGCGAAAAGGTGCGCGGCCGCGACCTGCTCTTCATGCTTCCGGTGGCGGTGGGGGTCACGCTCTTCTTCGTGGGGGCGGAGGCGCCGGCGGCCACGGCGCCCAACCCCGCGCGCGGCAACGTGATGGCCATGCTGAGCGGGTTCACGTGGGCGCTCACGCTGGTGGGCCTGCGGTGGATGGGCAACCGCCAGGGCGGCGACGGCAGCGCCATTCCCACCGTCGTGGCGGGGAACGCGATCGCGTTCCTTGCCTGCCTTCCCATGGCGCTCCCCGTGGCGCACGCCACCACGGGCGACTGGGTGGCGGTGGGCTACCTGGGCGTCTTTCAGATTGGCGCGGCGTACCTGCTGCTCACCGCCGGAATCCGCCACGTTCCGGCGCTGGAGGCGTCCGTCCTTCTGCTGCTGGAGCCGGCACTGAACCCGGTGTGGTCGTGGCTTACGCAGGGCGAGCGGCCAGGGGCGTGGGCCATCGGCGGCGGCGCGCTCATCCTGGGCGCGACGCTGCTGCGCACCTGGTGGGACGCGCGCACCAGGCCAGGCGAGCAGCCCGCCGCGGTGTAG
- a CDS encoding NYN domain-containing protein, with product MPEEQNRDEGTRRVKALVDASNVAHFSEGQQARFQNIVLVVRKLMEEGYEPIVVADAALRHQIDQRDEYELRIEQGKVHQAPAGTDADYFILSFARELDSYIVSNDRFRDRAAAFPDAYDRMIRYMVVADEVVFERRNKPR from the coding sequence ATGCCGGAAGAGCAGAACAGAGACGAGGGAACCAGGCGGGTAAAGGCGCTGGTGGACGCCAGCAACGTGGCGCATTTCAGCGAGGGGCAGCAGGCCCGCTTTCAGAATATCGTGCTGGTGGTCCGCAAGCTGATGGAAGAGGGCTACGAGCCCATCGTGGTGGCCGACGCGGCGCTGCGCCACCAGATCGACCAGCGCGACGAGTACGAACTCCGGATCGAGCAGGGCAAGGTTCACCAGGCGCCCGCCGGAACGGACGCCGACTACTTCATCCTGAGCTTTGCGCGCGAACTGGATTCGTACATCGTCAGCAACGACCGCTTCCGTGACCGCGCCGCCGCCTTTCCCGACGCGTACGACCGCATGATCCGCTACATGGTGGTGGCCGACGAGGTGGTGTTCGAGCGGCGCAACAAGCCCCGCTGA